Proteins encoded in a region of the Zea mays cultivar B73 chromosome 2, Zm-B73-REFERENCE-NAM-5.0, whole genome shotgun sequence genome:
- the LOC100384377 gene encoding uncharacterized LOC100384377: MACGSSICSTSTKESSVMSRDSSSGASSRSLRSPNVDAVYASAAAAISATSSFSSVTTTAATTVTSSTSSSSPLSSALSSPLSSIGRSFRGVQIRRLSGCYECRHSVFDPSGFAASFPCADCDEVFSKPESLELHRATRHAVSELAPEDTSRNVVEIIFQSSWLRKQTPPVCRIERVLKVQSSDRTVKRFEQYRESVRERARSDDQGQGKKNPRCVADGNELLRFHCATFTCSLGLAGSTALCRAPSAQCMLCSIIKEGFRVDGDGKIATMATSGRAHDTAQLVLPDGSDKRAMLLCRVVAGRVKKASGEKCSEDSTNFDSVSLSPSTEGVYSDLDELFVFNPRAILPCFVVIYSGY, encoded by the exons ATGGCGTGCGGGAGCTCCATCTGCAGCACGAGCACCAAGGAGAGCTCGGTGATGAGCCGGGACAGCAGCAGCGGCGCCTCCAGCAGGTCGCTGAGGTCTCCCAACGTTGACGCCGTGTAcgcctcggccgccgccgccatcTCCGCCACGTCATCATTCAGCTCGGTCACCACCACGGCGGCGACCACCGTCACGTCGTCGACGTCGTCGTCCTCGCCGCTGTCGTCCGCACTCTCGTCGCCGCTCTCCTCCATCGGGAGATCCTTCAGGGGCGTGCAGATCAGGAGGCTCTCCGGCTGCTACGAATGCCGCCACTCCGTCTTCGACCCCAGTGGCTTCGCCGCCAGCTTCCCCTGCGCCGACTGCGACGAGGTGTTCAGCAAGCCAGAGTCGCTTGAACTCCACAGAGCAACCAGGCATGCAG TTTCGGAGCTGGCACCCGAGGACACGAGCAGGAACGTGGTGGAGATCATCTTCCAGTCCAGCTGGCTGAGGAAGCAGACGCCGCCGGTCTGCAGGATCGAACGGGTACTCAAGGTGCAGAGCAGCGACAGGACCGTGAAGAGGTTCGAGCAGTACAGGGAGAGCGTCAGGGAGAGGGCGCGCAGCGATGATCAGGGGCAGGGCAAGAAGAACCCTCGGTGCGTCGCCGACGGCAACGAGCTGCTCAGGTTCCACTGCGCCACCTTCACCTGCTCCCTCGGCCTCGCCGGCAGCACCGCGCTGTGCCGGGCGCCGTCGGCCCAGTGCATGCTGTGCAGCATCATCAAGGAGGGTTTCAG GGTGGACGGTGATGGGAAGATTGCGACAATGGCGACGAGCGGGCGGGCCCACGACACGGCCCAGCTGGTGCTGCCGGACGGCAGTGACAAGAGAGCGATGCTCTTGTGCAGGGTCGTTGCAGGGAGGGTGAAGAAGGCGAGTGGCGAGAAGTGCTCAGAGGACTCTACTAACTTCGACTCTGTCAGTCTCAGTCCCAGCACGGAAGGGGTCTACTCAGATTTAGATGAACTGTTTGTGTTCAACCCTAGAGCTATATTGCCCTGCTTTGTGGTCATATACAGTGGCTATTAA